The following coding sequences lie in one Musa acuminata AAA Group cultivar baxijiao chromosome BXJ1-8, Cavendish_Baxijiao_AAA, whole genome shotgun sequence genomic window:
- the LOC135586079 gene encoding uncharacterized protein LOC135586079 isoform X6 yields MEVNGSGGCPAMAFRYNGTLCACNPGRYLVNGSCALFETGGDWMVSSGVSPAPTFLTTVLPIDDIKRFTQSQAVLLEATLVLLLVWLAFCLALRFTRVDNGRSFWFRLRWWISRFDTFYDTKHWLDANKVVIKRKTELGGTFSLASWILFVGLLSALLYQIITKWSIEVHRVRPANAPDLLSFVNDLEFNITTISSMSCSHLRGLDSLVIGTVGSIDYRVYPLSTYVEYNCQNTSSGPTISLKCNSCQIPRRNHYISWQFVDLPNDPAIAVGFRFNLSAKDHADGKHVSFVTGTMISDTYTNDEPKTFRGSDVNVLRIHLFPQVYNNLNNLKLIQPLFHDFISGSSFSEASDLQASLQGSKNGLVNTTLFISYLSDYIVEINKENMMGIVGFLADVGGLYAISLAIFLFFLVQENLGIESEEEMQQSNMSGTS; encoded by the exons ATGGAGGTGAACGGGAGCGGCGGGTGCCCGGCAATGGCGTTCCGGTACAACGGGACGCTGTGCGCGTGCAACCCGGGGCGATACCTGGTGAACGGGAGCTGCGCGCTGTTCGAGACGGGCGGCGACTGGATGGTCAGCTCCGGGGTGTCGCCCGCGCCCACCTTCCTCACCACCGTCCTCCCCATCGACGACATCAAGCGCTTCACGCAGTCGCAGGCCGTGCTGCTGGAGGCCACCCTCGTGCTCCTCCTCGTCTGGCTCGCCTTCTGCCTCGCGCTGCGCTTCACCAGGGTCGATAACGGCCGCAGCTTCTGGTTCCGACTCCGCTGGTGGATCAGCCGCTTCGACACGTTCTACGATACCAAACATTGGCTG GATGCCAACAAGGTGGTgataaaaaggaaaacagaacTGGGTGGAACATTTTCTTTAGCAAGCTGGATACTCTTCGTTGGTCTGTTGTCTGC GTTGCTGTATCAGATTATTACTAAGTGGAGCATCGAAGTGCATCGAGTCAGACCTGCAAATGCCCCAGATCTACTTTCGTTTGTCAATGACTTGGAATTTAATATAACCACTATTTCTAGCATGAGCTGTTCTCATTTACGTGGCCTTGATTCCCTGGTGATTGGAACTGTTGGCTCTATTGACTACAGAGTTTATCCTTTGTCAACGTATGTAGAATATAATTGCCAAAACACAAGCAGTGGTcctactatatctcttaaatgcaaCAGTTGTCAGATTCCTCGAAGAAATCATTATATTTCATGGCAGTTTGTTGACCTCCCAAATGATCCTGCCATTGCTGTAGGTTTCCGGTTCAACCTTTCAGCAAAGGACCATGCTGATGGTAAGCATGTTAGCTTTGTCACTGGTACAATGATATCAGATACATACACAAATGATGAGCCCAAAACCTTCAGAGGGTCAGATGTGAATGTTTTGAGGATCCATTTGTTTCCTCAGGTGTATAACAATTTGAACAACTTAAAACTCATACAGCCTCTCTTTCATGACTTTATCTCTGGATCATCTTTTTCTGAAGCTAGTGATCTCCAAGCTTCCCTTCAAGGTTCGAAGAATGGTTTAGTCAATACTACACTGTTCATCAGTTATCTTTCTGATTATATTGTGGAGATCAACAAGGAAAATATGATGGGAATTG TGGGCTTCCTTGCGGATGTTGGAGGTCTTTATGCTATTAGCCttgcaatttttcttttcttcttggtcCAG GAGAATCTTGGTATTGAATCGGAAGAGGAAATGCAACAATCAAATATGTCTGGAACTTCGTAG
- the LOC135586079 gene encoding uncharacterized protein LOC135586079 isoform X4: MEVNGSGGCPAMAFRYNGTLCACNPGRYLVNGSCALFETGGDWMVSSGVSPAPTFLTTVLPIDDIKRFTQSQAVLLEATLVLLLVWLAFCLALRFTRVDNGRSFWFRLRWWISRFDTFYDTKHWLDANKVVIKRKTELGGTFSLASWILFVGLLSALLYQIITKWSIEVHRVRPANAPDLLSFVNDLEFNITTISSMSCSHLRGLDSLVIGTVGSIDYRVYPLSTYVEYNCQNTSSGPTISLKCNSCQIPRRNHYISWQFVDLPNDPAIAVGFRFNLSAKDHADGKHVSFVTGTMISDTYTNDEPKTFRGSDVNVLRIHLFPQVYNNLNNLKLIQPLFHDFISGSSFSEASDLQASLQGSKNGLVNTTLFISYLSDYIVEINKENMMGIVGFLADVGGLYAISLAIFLFFLVQFEARIIKLRHEDTAMRNIVRQKHAQKNWDKLRKYVMYTWGPNNLMDDNKSKRHGSLMINFIHGIQTLHRKKQPRRNNSRCPNTAKGTSPHLESKQVFE, translated from the exons ATGGAGGTGAACGGGAGCGGCGGGTGCCCGGCAATGGCGTTCCGGTACAACGGGACGCTGTGCGCGTGCAACCCGGGGCGATACCTGGTGAACGGGAGCTGCGCGCTGTTCGAGACGGGCGGCGACTGGATGGTCAGCTCCGGGGTGTCGCCCGCGCCCACCTTCCTCACCACCGTCCTCCCCATCGACGACATCAAGCGCTTCACGCAGTCGCAGGCCGTGCTGCTGGAGGCCACCCTCGTGCTCCTCCTCGTCTGGCTCGCCTTCTGCCTCGCGCTGCGCTTCACCAGGGTCGATAACGGCCGCAGCTTCTGGTTCCGACTCCGCTGGTGGATCAGCCGCTTCGACACGTTCTACGATACCAAACATTGGCTG GATGCCAACAAGGTGGTgataaaaaggaaaacagaacTGGGTGGAACATTTTCTTTAGCAAGCTGGATACTCTTCGTTGGTCTGTTGTCTGC GTTGCTGTATCAGATTATTACTAAGTGGAGCATCGAAGTGCATCGAGTCAGACCTGCAAATGCCCCAGATCTACTTTCGTTTGTCAATGACTTGGAATTTAATATAACCACTATTTCTAGCATGAGCTGTTCTCATTTACGTGGCCTTGATTCCCTGGTGATTGGAACTGTTGGCTCTATTGACTACAGAGTTTATCCTTTGTCAACGTATGTAGAATATAATTGCCAAAACACAAGCAGTGGTcctactatatctcttaaatgcaaCAGTTGTCAGATTCCTCGAAGAAATCATTATATTTCATGGCAGTTTGTTGACCTCCCAAATGATCCTGCCATTGCTGTAGGTTTCCGGTTCAACCTTTCAGCAAAGGACCATGCTGATGGTAAGCATGTTAGCTTTGTCACTGGTACAATGATATCAGATACATACACAAATGATGAGCCCAAAACCTTCAGAGGGTCAGATGTGAATGTTTTGAGGATCCATTTGTTTCCTCAGGTGTATAACAATTTGAACAACTTAAAACTCATACAGCCTCTCTTTCATGACTTTATCTCTGGATCATCTTTTTCTGAAGCTAGTGATCTCCAAGCTTCCCTTCAAGGTTCGAAGAATGGTTTAGTCAATACTACACTGTTCATCAGTTATCTTTCTGATTATATTGTGGAGATCAACAAGGAAAATATGATGGGAATTG TGGGCTTCCTTGCGGATGTTGGAGGTCTTTATGCTATTAGCCttgcaatttttcttttcttcttggtcCAG TTTGAGGCTAGAATTATTAAACTTCGCCATGAAGATACTGCAATGAGAAATATTGTTAGACAAAAACATGCACAGAAGAATTGGGATAAG CTGAGGAAATATGTTATGTACACATGGGGTCCAAACAACTTGATGGATGACAACAAATCTAAAAGGCATGGAAGTTTGATGATTAATTTTATCCATGGAATTCAAACACTACACAGGAAAAAACAGCCAAGGAGAAATAATTCAAGATGCCCCAACACTGCAAAAGGAACTTCTCCACATTTGGAGAGTAAACAG GTCTTTGAATAG
- the LOC135586079 gene encoding uncharacterized protein LOC135586079 isoform X1, which produces MEVNGSGGCPAMAFRYNGTLCACNPGRYLVNGSCALFETGGDWMVSSGVSPAPTFLTTVLPIDDIKRFTQSQAVLLEATLVLLLVWLAFCLALRFTRVDNGRSFWFRLRWWISRFDTFYDTKHWLDANKVVIKRKTELGGTFSLASWILFVGLLSALLYQIITKWSIEVHRVRPANAPDLLSFVNDLEFNITTISSMSCSHLRGLDSLVIGTVGSIDYRVYPLSTYVEYNCQNTSSGPTISLKCNSCQIPRRNHYISWQFVDLPNDPAIAVGFRFNLSAKDHADGKHVSFVTGTMISDTYTNDEPKTFRGSDVNVLRIHLFPQVYNNLNNLKLIQPLFHDFISGSSFSEASDLQASLQGSKNGLVNTTLFISYLSDYIVEINKENMMGIVGFLADVGGLYAISLAIFLFFLVQFEARIIKLRHEDTAMRNIVRQKHAQKNWDKLRKYVMYTWGPNNLMDDNKSKRHGSLMINFIHGIQTLHRKKQPRRNNSRCPNTAKGTSPHLESKQENLGIESEEEMQQSNMSGTS; this is translated from the exons ATGGAGGTGAACGGGAGCGGCGGGTGCCCGGCAATGGCGTTCCGGTACAACGGGACGCTGTGCGCGTGCAACCCGGGGCGATACCTGGTGAACGGGAGCTGCGCGCTGTTCGAGACGGGCGGCGACTGGATGGTCAGCTCCGGGGTGTCGCCCGCGCCCACCTTCCTCACCACCGTCCTCCCCATCGACGACATCAAGCGCTTCACGCAGTCGCAGGCCGTGCTGCTGGAGGCCACCCTCGTGCTCCTCCTCGTCTGGCTCGCCTTCTGCCTCGCGCTGCGCTTCACCAGGGTCGATAACGGCCGCAGCTTCTGGTTCCGACTCCGCTGGTGGATCAGCCGCTTCGACACGTTCTACGATACCAAACATTGGCTG GATGCCAACAAGGTGGTgataaaaaggaaaacagaacTGGGTGGAACATTTTCTTTAGCAAGCTGGATACTCTTCGTTGGTCTGTTGTCTGC GTTGCTGTATCAGATTATTACTAAGTGGAGCATCGAAGTGCATCGAGTCAGACCTGCAAATGCCCCAGATCTACTTTCGTTTGTCAATGACTTGGAATTTAATATAACCACTATTTCTAGCATGAGCTGTTCTCATTTACGTGGCCTTGATTCCCTGGTGATTGGAACTGTTGGCTCTATTGACTACAGAGTTTATCCTTTGTCAACGTATGTAGAATATAATTGCCAAAACACAAGCAGTGGTcctactatatctcttaaatgcaaCAGTTGTCAGATTCCTCGAAGAAATCATTATATTTCATGGCAGTTTGTTGACCTCCCAAATGATCCTGCCATTGCTGTAGGTTTCCGGTTCAACCTTTCAGCAAAGGACCATGCTGATGGTAAGCATGTTAGCTTTGTCACTGGTACAATGATATCAGATACATACACAAATGATGAGCCCAAAACCTTCAGAGGGTCAGATGTGAATGTTTTGAGGATCCATTTGTTTCCTCAGGTGTATAACAATTTGAACAACTTAAAACTCATACAGCCTCTCTTTCATGACTTTATCTCTGGATCATCTTTTTCTGAAGCTAGTGATCTCCAAGCTTCCCTTCAAGGTTCGAAGAATGGTTTAGTCAATACTACACTGTTCATCAGTTATCTTTCTGATTATATTGTGGAGATCAACAAGGAAAATATGATGGGAATTG TGGGCTTCCTTGCGGATGTTGGAGGTCTTTATGCTATTAGCCttgcaatttttcttttcttcttggtcCAG TTTGAGGCTAGAATTATTAAACTTCGCCATGAAGATACTGCAATGAGAAATATTGTTAGACAAAAACATGCACAGAAGAATTGGGATAAG CTGAGGAAATATGTTATGTACACATGGGGTCCAAACAACTTGATGGATGACAACAAATCTAAAAGGCATGGAAGTTTGATGATTAATTTTATCCATGGAATTCAAACACTACACAGGAAAAAACAGCCAAGGAGAAATAATTCAAGATGCCCCAACACTGCAAAAGGAACTTCTCCACATTTGGAGAGTAAACAG GAGAATCTTGGTATTGAATCGGAAGAGGAAATGCAACAATCAAATATGTCTGGAACTTCGTAG
- the LOC135586079 gene encoding uncharacterized protein LOC135586079 isoform X3 — MEVNGSGGCPAMAFRYNGTLCACNPGRYLVNGSCALFETGGDWMVSSGVSPAPTFLTTVLPIDDIKRFTQSQAVLLEATLVLLLVWLAFCLALRFTRVDNGRSFWFRLRWWISRFDTFYDTKHWLDANKVVIKRKTELGGTFSLASWILFVGLLSALLYQIITKWSIEVHRVRPANAPDLLSFVNDLEFNITTISSMSCSHLRGLDSLVIGTVGSIDYRVYPLSTYVEYNCQNTSSGPTISLKCNSCQIPRRNHYISWQFVDLPNDPAIAVGFRFNLSAKDHADGKHVSFVTGTMISDTYTNDEPKTFRGSDVNVLRIHLFPQVYNNLNNLKLIQPLFHDFISGSSFSEASDLQASLQGSKNGLVNTTLFISYLSDYIVEINKENMMGIVGFLADVGGLYAISLAIFLFFLVQFEARIIKLRHEDTAMRNIVRQKHAQKNWDKLRKYVMYTWGPNNLMDDNKSKRHGSLMINFIHGIQTLHRKKQPRRNNSRCPNTAKGTSPHLESKQVLG; from the exons ATGGAGGTGAACGGGAGCGGCGGGTGCCCGGCAATGGCGTTCCGGTACAACGGGACGCTGTGCGCGTGCAACCCGGGGCGATACCTGGTGAACGGGAGCTGCGCGCTGTTCGAGACGGGCGGCGACTGGATGGTCAGCTCCGGGGTGTCGCCCGCGCCCACCTTCCTCACCACCGTCCTCCCCATCGACGACATCAAGCGCTTCACGCAGTCGCAGGCCGTGCTGCTGGAGGCCACCCTCGTGCTCCTCCTCGTCTGGCTCGCCTTCTGCCTCGCGCTGCGCTTCACCAGGGTCGATAACGGCCGCAGCTTCTGGTTCCGACTCCGCTGGTGGATCAGCCGCTTCGACACGTTCTACGATACCAAACATTGGCTG GATGCCAACAAGGTGGTgataaaaaggaaaacagaacTGGGTGGAACATTTTCTTTAGCAAGCTGGATACTCTTCGTTGGTCTGTTGTCTGC GTTGCTGTATCAGATTATTACTAAGTGGAGCATCGAAGTGCATCGAGTCAGACCTGCAAATGCCCCAGATCTACTTTCGTTTGTCAATGACTTGGAATTTAATATAACCACTATTTCTAGCATGAGCTGTTCTCATTTACGTGGCCTTGATTCCCTGGTGATTGGAACTGTTGGCTCTATTGACTACAGAGTTTATCCTTTGTCAACGTATGTAGAATATAATTGCCAAAACACAAGCAGTGGTcctactatatctcttaaatgcaaCAGTTGTCAGATTCCTCGAAGAAATCATTATATTTCATGGCAGTTTGTTGACCTCCCAAATGATCCTGCCATTGCTGTAGGTTTCCGGTTCAACCTTTCAGCAAAGGACCATGCTGATGGTAAGCATGTTAGCTTTGTCACTGGTACAATGATATCAGATACATACACAAATGATGAGCCCAAAACCTTCAGAGGGTCAGATGTGAATGTTTTGAGGATCCATTTGTTTCCTCAGGTGTATAACAATTTGAACAACTTAAAACTCATACAGCCTCTCTTTCATGACTTTATCTCTGGATCATCTTTTTCTGAAGCTAGTGATCTCCAAGCTTCCCTTCAAGGTTCGAAGAATGGTTTAGTCAATACTACACTGTTCATCAGTTATCTTTCTGATTATATTGTGGAGATCAACAAGGAAAATATGATGGGAATTG TGGGCTTCCTTGCGGATGTTGGAGGTCTTTATGCTATTAGCCttgcaatttttcttttcttcttggtcCAG TTTGAGGCTAGAATTATTAAACTTCGCCATGAAGATACTGCAATGAGAAATATTGTTAGACAAAAACATGCACAGAAGAATTGGGATAAG CTGAGGAAATATGTTATGTACACATGGGGTCCAAACAACTTGATGGATGACAACAAATCTAAAAGGCATGGAAGTTTGATGATTAATTTTATCCATGGAATTCAAACACTACACAGGAAAAAACAGCCAAGGAGAAATAATTCAAGATGCCCCAACACTGCAAAAGGAACTTCTCCACATTTGGAGAGTAAACAG GTGTTGGGTTAA
- the LOC135586079 gene encoding uncharacterized protein LOC135586079 isoform X2: MEVNGSGGCPAMAFRYNGTLCACNPGRYLVNGSCALFETGGDWMVSSGVSPAPTFLTTVLPIDDIKRFTQSQAVLLEATLVLLLVWLAFCLALRFTRVDNGRSFWFRLRWWISRFDTFYDTKHWLDANKVVIKRKTELGGTFSLASWILFVGLLSALLYQIITKWSIEVHRVRPANAPDLLSFVNDLEFNITTISSMSCSHLRGLDSLVIGTVGSIDYRVYPLSTYVEYNCQNTSSGPTISLKCNSCQIPRRNHYISWQFVDLPNDPAIAVGFRFNLSAKDHADGKHVSFVTGTMISDTYTNDEPKTFRGSDVNVLRIHLFPQVYNNLNNLKLIQPLFHDFISGSSFSEASDLQASLQGSKNGLVNTTLFISYLSDYIVEINKENMMGIVGFLADVGGLYAISLAIFLFFLVQFEARIIKLRHEDTAMRNIVRQKHAQKNWDKLRKYVMYTWGPNNLMDDNKSKRHGSLMINFIHGIQTLHRKKQPRRNNSRCPNTAKGTSPHLESKQMLNQVLG, from the exons ATGGAGGTGAACGGGAGCGGCGGGTGCCCGGCAATGGCGTTCCGGTACAACGGGACGCTGTGCGCGTGCAACCCGGGGCGATACCTGGTGAACGGGAGCTGCGCGCTGTTCGAGACGGGCGGCGACTGGATGGTCAGCTCCGGGGTGTCGCCCGCGCCCACCTTCCTCACCACCGTCCTCCCCATCGACGACATCAAGCGCTTCACGCAGTCGCAGGCCGTGCTGCTGGAGGCCACCCTCGTGCTCCTCCTCGTCTGGCTCGCCTTCTGCCTCGCGCTGCGCTTCACCAGGGTCGATAACGGCCGCAGCTTCTGGTTCCGACTCCGCTGGTGGATCAGCCGCTTCGACACGTTCTACGATACCAAACATTGGCTG GATGCCAACAAGGTGGTgataaaaaggaaaacagaacTGGGTGGAACATTTTCTTTAGCAAGCTGGATACTCTTCGTTGGTCTGTTGTCTGC GTTGCTGTATCAGATTATTACTAAGTGGAGCATCGAAGTGCATCGAGTCAGACCTGCAAATGCCCCAGATCTACTTTCGTTTGTCAATGACTTGGAATTTAATATAACCACTATTTCTAGCATGAGCTGTTCTCATTTACGTGGCCTTGATTCCCTGGTGATTGGAACTGTTGGCTCTATTGACTACAGAGTTTATCCTTTGTCAACGTATGTAGAATATAATTGCCAAAACACAAGCAGTGGTcctactatatctcttaaatgcaaCAGTTGTCAGATTCCTCGAAGAAATCATTATATTTCATGGCAGTTTGTTGACCTCCCAAATGATCCTGCCATTGCTGTAGGTTTCCGGTTCAACCTTTCAGCAAAGGACCATGCTGATGGTAAGCATGTTAGCTTTGTCACTGGTACAATGATATCAGATACATACACAAATGATGAGCCCAAAACCTTCAGAGGGTCAGATGTGAATGTTTTGAGGATCCATTTGTTTCCTCAGGTGTATAACAATTTGAACAACTTAAAACTCATACAGCCTCTCTTTCATGACTTTATCTCTGGATCATCTTTTTCTGAAGCTAGTGATCTCCAAGCTTCCCTTCAAGGTTCGAAGAATGGTTTAGTCAATACTACACTGTTCATCAGTTATCTTTCTGATTATATTGTGGAGATCAACAAGGAAAATATGATGGGAATTG TGGGCTTCCTTGCGGATGTTGGAGGTCTTTATGCTATTAGCCttgcaatttttcttttcttcttggtcCAG TTTGAGGCTAGAATTATTAAACTTCGCCATGAAGATACTGCAATGAGAAATATTGTTAGACAAAAACATGCACAGAAGAATTGGGATAAG CTGAGGAAATATGTTATGTACACATGGGGTCCAAACAACTTGATGGATGACAACAAATCTAAAAGGCATGGAAGTTTGATGATTAATTTTATCCATGGAATTCAAACACTACACAGGAAAAAACAGCCAAGGAGAAATAATTCAAGATGCCCCAACACTGCAAAAGGAACTTCTCCACATTTGGAGAGTAAACAG ATGTTGAATCAGGTGTTGGGTTAA
- the LOC135586079 gene encoding uncharacterized protein LOC135586079 isoform X5: MEVNGSGGCPAMAFRYNGTLCACNPGRYLVNGSCALFETGGDWMVSSGVSPAPTFLTTVLPIDDIKRFTQSQAVLLEATLVLLLVWLAFCLALRFTRVDNGRSFWFRLRWWISRFDTFYDTKHWLDANKVVIKRKTELGGTFSLASWILFVGLLSALLYQIITKWSIEVHRVRPANAPDLLSFVNDLEFNITTISSMSCSHLRGLDSLVIGTVGSIDYRVYPLSTYVEYNCQNTSSGPTISLKCNSCQIPRRNHYISWQFVDLPNDPAIAVGFRFNLSAKDHADGKHVSFVTGTMISDTYTNDEPKTFRGSDVNVLRIHLFPQVYNNLNNLKLIQPLFHDFISGSSFSEASDLQASLQGSKNGLVNTTLFISYLSDYIVEINKENMMGIVGFLADVGGLYAISLAIFLFFLVQLRKYVMYTWGPNNLMDDNKSKRHGSLMINFIHGIQTLHRKKQPRRNNSRCPNTAKGTSPHLESKQENLGIESEEEMQQSNMSGTS, from the exons ATGGAGGTGAACGGGAGCGGCGGGTGCCCGGCAATGGCGTTCCGGTACAACGGGACGCTGTGCGCGTGCAACCCGGGGCGATACCTGGTGAACGGGAGCTGCGCGCTGTTCGAGACGGGCGGCGACTGGATGGTCAGCTCCGGGGTGTCGCCCGCGCCCACCTTCCTCACCACCGTCCTCCCCATCGACGACATCAAGCGCTTCACGCAGTCGCAGGCCGTGCTGCTGGAGGCCACCCTCGTGCTCCTCCTCGTCTGGCTCGCCTTCTGCCTCGCGCTGCGCTTCACCAGGGTCGATAACGGCCGCAGCTTCTGGTTCCGACTCCGCTGGTGGATCAGCCGCTTCGACACGTTCTACGATACCAAACATTGGCTG GATGCCAACAAGGTGGTgataaaaaggaaaacagaacTGGGTGGAACATTTTCTTTAGCAAGCTGGATACTCTTCGTTGGTCTGTTGTCTGC GTTGCTGTATCAGATTATTACTAAGTGGAGCATCGAAGTGCATCGAGTCAGACCTGCAAATGCCCCAGATCTACTTTCGTTTGTCAATGACTTGGAATTTAATATAACCACTATTTCTAGCATGAGCTGTTCTCATTTACGTGGCCTTGATTCCCTGGTGATTGGAACTGTTGGCTCTATTGACTACAGAGTTTATCCTTTGTCAACGTATGTAGAATATAATTGCCAAAACACAAGCAGTGGTcctactatatctcttaaatgcaaCAGTTGTCAGATTCCTCGAAGAAATCATTATATTTCATGGCAGTTTGTTGACCTCCCAAATGATCCTGCCATTGCTGTAGGTTTCCGGTTCAACCTTTCAGCAAAGGACCATGCTGATGGTAAGCATGTTAGCTTTGTCACTGGTACAATGATATCAGATACATACACAAATGATGAGCCCAAAACCTTCAGAGGGTCAGATGTGAATGTTTTGAGGATCCATTTGTTTCCTCAGGTGTATAACAATTTGAACAACTTAAAACTCATACAGCCTCTCTTTCATGACTTTATCTCTGGATCATCTTTTTCTGAAGCTAGTGATCTCCAAGCTTCCCTTCAAGGTTCGAAGAATGGTTTAGTCAATACTACACTGTTCATCAGTTATCTTTCTGATTATATTGTGGAGATCAACAAGGAAAATATGATGGGAATTG TGGGCTTCCTTGCGGATGTTGGAGGTCTTTATGCTATTAGCCttgcaatttttcttttcttcttggtcCAG CTGAGGAAATATGTTATGTACACATGGGGTCCAAACAACTTGATGGATGACAACAAATCTAAAAGGCATGGAAGTTTGATGATTAATTTTATCCATGGAATTCAAACACTACACAGGAAAAAACAGCCAAGGAGAAATAATTCAAGATGCCCCAACACTGCAAAAGGAACTTCTCCACATTTGGAGAGTAAACAG GAGAATCTTGGTATTGAATCGGAAGAGGAAATGCAACAATCAAATATGTCTGGAACTTCGTAG